The proteins below are encoded in one region of Clostridium pasteurianum DSM 525 = ATCC 6013:
- a CDS encoding amidohydrolase family protein, which translates to MSTLAIKNIGILVSGDIKDPILKYNAILVENGIIKKIGNEEILDEVQCDNIIDAKGTTVAPGLIDSHTHPVLGDFTPRQNTLGYISGSLHGGVTTMISAGECHTPGRPKDVEGAKALAVLAHKSSENSRPGGVKLHGGALILEKGMQEKDFEELHKHGVWLVGEIGLGSANTSEVAAPMVKWARKYGFKVMMHTGGTSIPGSSTITAQNVMDTDPDIVSHLNGGPTSISVEEVDKLINDTKYTLELVQCGNFKIMKYVANEVYKKEELERIILGNDSPSGTGIIPLGILRSISYIASESEVSAAQALCFATGNTAKAFGLNVGIIEEGKEADFVIMDTPMGSVGENSLEALEAGDLPGVSMVVVDGEILVNKSKNTPPAASKAIIL; encoded by the coding sequence ATGTCAACATTAGCTATAAAAAACATTGGTATATTAGTTTCAGGAGATATTAAAGATCCTATATTAAAATACAATGCGATATTAGTGGAAAATGGAATTATAAAAAAAATTGGAAATGAAGAAATTTTAGATGAAGTACAATGTGATAATATAATTGATGCGAAAGGAACAACAGTAGCTCCAGGACTTATTGATTCACATACTCATCCAGTACTTGGAGATTTTACTCCAAGACAAAATACTTTAGGTTATATATCTGGTTCACTTCATGGAGGAGTAACTACAATGATATCTGCAGGAGAATGCCATACACCTGGAAGACCAAAGGATGTGGAAGGTGCAAAAGCATTAGCTGTACTTGCTCACAAGAGTTCAGAGAATTCAAGACCTGGTGGAGTTAAACTTCATGGAGGTGCATTAATTTTAGAAAAAGGAATGCAGGAAAAAGATTTTGAAGAACTTCATAAGCATGGTGTGTGGCTGGTAGGAGAAATAGGTCTTGGTTCAGCTAATACGTCAGAAGTAGCAGCCCCTATGGTAAAATGGGCAAGAAAATATGGATTTAAAGTTATGATGCATACTGGAGGAACATCTATACCGGGAAGCAGTACTATTACTGCACAAAATGTAATGGATACTGACCCTGATATAGTATCTCATCTAAATGGAGGTCCAACATCAATTTCTGTAGAGGAAGTTGATAAATTGATAAATGATACAAAATATACGCTGGAGCTTGTTCAATGTGGTAATTTTAAGATAATGAAATATGTAGCTAATGAAGTTTATAAAAAGGAAGAATTAGAAAGAATAATACTTGGAAATGATTCACCTTCTGGTACAGGAATTATTCCACTGGGAATATTGCGTTCAATATCTTATATTGCTTCGGAATCAGAAGTATCAGCAGCACAGGCTCTGTGTTTTGCTACAGGAAATACAGCAAAAGCCTTTGGATTAAATGTAGGAATAATTGAAGAAGGAAAAGAAGCTGATTTTGTCATAATGGATACACCTATGGGTTCTGTAGGTGAAAATAGTTTAGAAGCTCTGGAAGCTGGAGATTTGCCTGGAGTTTCAATGGTAGT